From Solwaraspora sp. WMMD1047, the proteins below share one genomic window:
- a CDS encoding phosphotransferase — protein MPETVAPGTPAHPDLNGDLSHLAAAFGIGDIHGQEYLPAGLMNRNWRVTASGGDYALKQIIDVPLATARRNLRVVTALVGEGVPTCPPVLGAAGDPVVEVGNRGYCLLPWLEGDHLAGPDLTLDQARQFGQVLGQVHDRLDRIGRRVGLPAAPAKLSGRTIEPAAALLELDRFQAAARSGGTSFDEAVVELLDRRRVLIDKYAELRPASALVQGRIGWTHGDMQHRNVIWLNGIIRAVIDWDRIRVRPLAEEVARTVTIVFGAEQGRLDLARASAFVSGYRAVVPLPVDDLADGVRRLWWKRMSDFWHLDFHYDRGDHSCDPLFLTSEAFLGWWTEHRAEVEDAFSAQP, from the coding sequence ATGCCTGAGACCGTCGCCCCTGGCACGCCCGCACATCCTGATCTGAACGGCGATTTGTCACATCTCGCTGCCGCGTTCGGTATTGGCGACATCCATGGCCAGGAATATCTTCCTGCGGGGCTGATGAACCGCAACTGGCGCGTCACCGCCAGCGGCGGAGATTACGCCCTGAAACAGATCATCGACGTACCGTTGGCGACCGCCCGCCGCAACCTCCGAGTCGTGACGGCTCTCGTCGGCGAGGGCGTGCCGACGTGTCCACCGGTCCTCGGCGCAGCCGGGGATCCGGTGGTCGAGGTGGGCAATCGCGGCTACTGCCTGTTGCCCTGGTTGGAGGGCGACCACCTAGCGGGCCCCGACCTGACGCTCGACCAAGCGCGCCAGTTCGGGCAGGTGCTCGGGCAGGTCCACGACCGGCTCGACCGGATAGGTCGGCGTGTAGGGCTTCCCGCGGCACCGGCGAAGCTGAGTGGTCGGACCATCGAGCCGGCTGCTGCCCTGCTCGAGCTGGATCGCTTCCAGGCCGCTGCCCGGAGCGGGGGCACGTCGTTCGACGAGGCGGTTGTCGAACTGCTCGACCGGCGCAGGGTCCTCATTGACAAGTACGCGGAGCTGCGGCCGGCGAGCGCGCTCGTCCAGGGTCGGATCGGGTGGACCCATGGGGATATGCAACATCGCAACGTGATCTGGCTGAACGGCATTATCCGCGCGGTGATCGACTGGGACCGGATCCGGGTCCGCCCGCTGGCTGAGGAGGTAGCGCGCACAGTGACGATTGTGTTCGGCGCCGAACAGGGTCGACTGGACCTGGCGCGCGCCTCCGCATTTGTGAGCGGCTACCGCGCTGTCGTCCCACTCCCGGTGGATGACCTCGCGGACGGTGTACGACGGTTGTGGTGGAAGAGGATGTCCGACTTCTGGCACCTGGACTTCCACTACGACCGTGGCGATCACAGTTGCGACCCGCTGTTCCTGACCAGCGAAGCGTTCTTGGGCTGGTGGACTGAGCACCGCGCCGAGGTTGAGGACGCGTTCTCGGCACAGCCGTAG
- the casB gene encoding type I-E CRISPR-associated protein Cse2/CasB, whose amino-acid sequence MSTDTATPLSIDMIDKFVQHVIGLCANVPERRSSLRRGLGRPPEQAYGMHATVARWLPRQSDRAQEYALYSVAAMIAAQTRSGQRGSATRIGPDDPATDAPDSDIEDGLGDVGNGPELGTARQRLSSRPSIGTALARAVNATAASRGRISRTTAEKRLHLLVRQDLTGVHRQLPGLVQHIRSVETAIDWVRLIDDLRKWDQERELVAKRWLQDFYRTLNPENEEQA is encoded by the coding sequence GTGAGTACCGACACCGCGACTCCCTTGTCAATCGACATGATTGACAAGTTCGTCCAACACGTCATCGGACTGTGCGCGAACGTTCCGGAGCGGCGCTCCTCGTTGCGTCGTGGGCTCGGGCGACCACCGGAGCAGGCGTACGGCATGCACGCCACCGTCGCCCGCTGGCTGCCCCGCCAGAGCGACCGGGCGCAGGAGTACGCCCTGTACTCCGTAGCAGCCATGATTGCTGCTCAAACCCGCAGCGGTCAGCGCGGATCGGCGACAAGAATCGGCCCTGACGATCCGGCCACGGATGCGCCCGACAGCGATATCGAGGACGGCCTGGGGGACGTCGGGAACGGTCCGGAACTCGGCACCGCCCGCCAGCGGCTCTCCAGCAGGCCCAGTATCGGCACTGCGCTGGCCCGGGCGGTGAATGCTACGGCGGCAAGCCGAGGTCGTATCAGCCGCACAACCGCGGAGAAGCGGCTGCACCTGCTCGTCAGGCAGGACCTAACCGGGGTGCATCGGCAGCTACCCGGCCTCGTCCAGCACATCCGGTCCGTGGAAACGGCCATCGACTGGGTTCGGCTCATTGACGACCTGCGCAAGTGGGATCAGGAACGTGAGCTCGTCGCCAAACGGTGGCTACAAGACTTCTACCGCACTCTGAATCCCGAGAACGAGGAGCAAGCATGA
- a CDS encoding helix-turn-helix transcriptional regulator — protein sequence MVTSRNLQQESPLRSARRHHNWTLEDVVARIDARAPGGGTGVTPSLLSSWERGKIKTSLRYRQLLCDLYELPPEVLFAHQDQPSPNPTGVGIPAPRVLRTHGELLGAMIHVVRGARHCLAITGSRSRGGPYLQAVEAALAEHPDLVHYRVLYGPPHHRATHDHLLRLLELRDPAERTNGVKTLHIGLVDPVAAPERFIVSSDNAAVLPVPSLTTAEAFDTGLLLGADAAVGLVHHVREAYAGARRVETIDAVRALPILNAGG from the coding sequence GTGGTCACATCGCGGAATCTCCAGCAAGAGTCGCCGCTGCGCAGCGCCCGCAGGCATCACAACTGGACCCTTGAGGACGTCGTCGCCAGGATCGACGCGCGTGCTCCAGGCGGCGGGACCGGCGTCACGCCAAGCCTCCTCTCGTCCTGGGAACGCGGAAAGATCAAGACGTCCCTGCGGTACCGGCAGTTGCTCTGCGACCTCTACGAACTGCCGCCAGAGGTGCTGTTCGCCCATCAAGATCAGCCGAGTCCGAATCCGACAGGAGTGGGGATCCCCGCTCCCCGGGTGCTCCGCACGCATGGCGAACTTCTCGGCGCGATGATCCACGTCGTGCGCGGCGCACGACACTGCCTCGCGATCACCGGCTCACGCTCCCGCGGCGGCCCCTACCTGCAGGCGGTAGAGGCGGCGCTCGCCGAACACCCCGACCTGGTCCACTACCGTGTCCTCTACGGCCCGCCCCACCACCGGGCCACGCATGACCACCTTCTGCGACTCCTAGAGCTACGGGATCCCGCGGAGCGGACCAACGGGGTCAAGACCCTGCACATCGGCCTGGTCGACCCGGTCGCCGCCCCCGAACGATTCATCGTCAGCTCGGATAACGCCGCCGTGCTCCCAGTACCGTCGTTAACCACAGCAGAGGCCTTCGACACGGGGCTCCTCCTCGGTGCAGACGCAGCGGTCGGACTGGTGCACCATGTCCGAGAGGCATACGCCGGCGCCCGACGCGTGGAAACCATCGACGCCGTGCGAGCGCTGCCGATACTGAACGCGGGTGGCTAG
- the cas7e gene encoding type I-E CRISPR-associated protein Cas7/Cse4/CasC, producing MTPARYIDIHLLQSIPYANLNRDDLGSPKSMTFGGVERTRVSSQSWKRAVRLALQESAGEQALRTRRVPIEVASRLRSKGWSKDLATFAGQQVAASITSKGLGLEANGGTSVLLYLPASALDDLARICEENRDDLSHAQTAKPKTGKSSTKSDPILPRDEVTRTISGRNGVINLFGRMLADVPTAHVDGAVQVAHAFTVHGTSAQVDFFTAVDDLNEAADETGSGHMNSAEFSAGTFYRYACVNLHDLTRNLEGEKALAAELAADFLTNFISAIPGAKKNSTAAFTVPDLVYIAVRGDRPVSLASAFEPPVRAPLDGGFGPKSRTVLSEYAGHIYRLIGEDGLVHHAHALTDEKGLDHLGELTPSHAALVKNAIARAGLR from the coding sequence ATGACCCCGGCCCGATACATCGATATTCACCTGCTCCAGAGCATCCCGTACGCCAATCTGAACCGCGACGACCTGGGCTCGCCCAAGTCGATGACCTTCGGTGGCGTCGAACGTACCCGGGTTTCCAGCCAGAGCTGGAAGCGGGCGGTCCGGCTCGCGCTGCAGGAGTCGGCCGGTGAGCAGGCGCTGCGCACCCGCCGGGTGCCGATCGAGGTTGCCTCGCGGCTGCGAAGCAAAGGCTGGTCCAAAGACCTGGCGACGTTCGCCGGTCAGCAGGTGGCGGCGAGCATCACCAGCAAAGGACTGGGGCTGGAGGCCAACGGCGGAACCTCGGTTCTGCTCTACCTGCCGGCATCGGCCCTTGACGACCTGGCCAGGATTTGCGAGGAGAACCGGGACGACCTCAGCCACGCCCAGACAGCCAAGCCGAAGACGGGCAAGTCGTCGACAAAGTCGGACCCGATCCTGCCACGTGACGAGGTCACTCGGACGATCAGTGGCCGCAACGGGGTCATCAACCTCTTCGGCCGAATGCTCGCCGACGTGCCCACCGCCCACGTCGACGGCGCGGTCCAGGTCGCTCATGCATTCACCGTGCACGGCACGAGCGCCCAGGTTGACTTCTTCACCGCCGTCGACGACCTGAACGAGGCGGCGGACGAGACCGGCAGTGGACACATGAACAGCGCCGAATTCAGTGCTGGCACGTTCTACCGCTACGCCTGCGTCAACCTTCACGACCTGACGCGGAACCTCGAGGGCGAGAAGGCGCTCGCTGCCGAACTCGCGGCAGACTTCCTCACGAACTTCATCAGTGCCATACCAGGCGCGAAGAAGAACTCCACCGCCGCGTTCACCGTCCCGGATCTCGTCTACATCGCGGTCCGCGGCGACCGCCCCGTCTCGCTCGCCAGCGCCTTCGAGCCTCCGGTGCGGGCACCCCTGGACGGCGGCTTCGGTCCGAAATCTCGGACAGTACTGTCCGAGTACGCCGGCCACATCTACCGGCTAATCGGCGAAGACGGACTCGTGCATCACGCGCACGCCCTGACCGACGAGAAGGGCCTCGATCATCTCGGCGAGCTGACGCCATCCCACGCCGCTTTGGTGAAGAACGCCATCGCACGGGCCGGGTTGCGGTGA
- the casA gene encoding type I-E CRISPR-associated protein Cse1/CasA — MVSASFDLLVEPWLPVRAGEQTVSVGLRELYLRAHEFDDLVVPVPPAASGLWRILYAITARLTGLDKRSSWAERQGHVLDRRRFDPESVTAYFDQYRNSFDLFHPERPWLQDPRLRSQCAKTSGVNKLVFGRPAGNAQVWFGHYNDLAPLPLPAAEAAWHLVAQLYYGASGRCTSREVDGQKFANSNAGPLRSAMSYHPLGGALFESLVLGVPGEHTANDEPDLCPWERPALLDPLAPPPALTWPGGLLTGRFQHAVLLVPDEDGRVVTDAYLTWGRRTPPMQTPDPYVIRRFSKQGSWYQLPADGSRALWRDVPALLCDITDESQRPRILVSAQDFDEGEQRVRAFGFDQDGQAKDRQWFTSVTPPILRWMIKYDEEAAVESVTVVKAAEDVGNVLAYLMKLAWQESTDVKDRVGPWVARVKTHYWPRAEDLFWSHLHNRTWATARKSYRQLGHEAIDWATNGEAHLPRFAAAIDKAHHRLTGKRQKGKAK, encoded by the coding sequence ATGGTCTCCGCCTCGTTCGATCTCCTCGTCGAGCCCTGGCTCCCCGTTCGTGCGGGTGAGCAGACGGTCTCGGTCGGACTCCGTGAGCTTTATCTACGTGCCCATGAGTTCGACGATCTTGTGGTGCCGGTGCCGCCGGCGGCGTCGGGGCTCTGGCGGATCCTCTACGCGATCACCGCTCGGCTCACCGGCTTGGACAAGCGGAGCTCCTGGGCGGAGCGTCAGGGTCATGTTCTCGATCGGCGGCGCTTCGATCCGGAGAGTGTGACCGCCTACTTTGATCAGTACCGGAACTCCTTTGATCTGTTCCACCCGGAGCGGCCGTGGTTGCAGGATCCGCGTCTGAGGTCGCAGTGCGCGAAGACGTCGGGTGTCAACAAGCTGGTCTTCGGCCGGCCAGCTGGCAACGCGCAGGTGTGGTTTGGGCACTATAACGACCTTGCTCCGCTGCCTTTGCCGGCAGCTGAAGCGGCGTGGCACCTCGTCGCTCAGCTCTACTATGGCGCTTCAGGTCGTTGCACCAGCCGGGAGGTCGACGGGCAGAAGTTCGCCAACAGCAACGCCGGACCGCTGCGATCGGCGATGTCGTACCACCCACTCGGCGGAGCTCTTTTCGAGTCTCTCGTGCTTGGCGTTCCCGGGGAGCACACGGCGAACGATGAGCCTGACCTGTGTCCGTGGGAGCGCCCTGCCCTGCTGGACCCACTAGCTCCGCCGCCAGCGCTGACTTGGCCCGGTGGGCTGTTGACCGGCCGGTTTCAGCACGCCGTCCTGTTGGTTCCCGACGAGGATGGCCGGGTCGTCACCGATGCGTACCTCACCTGGGGTAGACGCACGCCTCCGATGCAGACGCCTGATCCTTACGTGATTCGACGGTTCAGCAAGCAGGGCAGCTGGTACCAGCTGCCGGCCGACGGTTCTCGAGCGCTGTGGCGGGATGTGCCAGCGCTGCTCTGCGACATCACAGACGAAAGTCAGCGCCCGAGGATCCTCGTGAGCGCCCAGGATTTCGATGAAGGTGAGCAGCGTGTCCGCGCCTTCGGCTTCGACCAGGACGGCCAAGCCAAGGATAGGCAGTGGTTCACCTCGGTCACCCCACCGATCTTACGCTGGATGATCAAGTACGACGAAGAGGCAGCGGTTGAGAGCGTGACCGTCGTCAAAGCTGCGGAGGATGTCGGCAACGTGCTGGCCTACCTGATGAAACTGGCCTGGCAGGAGTCAACCGATGTCAAGGACCGGGTCGGGCCGTGGGTGGCTCGGGTGAAGACCCATTACTGGCCACGAGCAGAAGACCTGTTCTGGTCGCACCTGCACAACCGGACGTGGGCCACTGCCCGGAAGTCATACCGACAGCTCGGGCACGAGGCCATCGACTGGGCGACCAATGGCGAGGCTCACCTTCCCCGCTTCGCTGCCGCCATCGACAAGGCACACCACCGGCTCACCGGTAAACGCCAGAAGGGTAAGGCGAAGTGA
- a CDS encoding zinc-binding dehydrogenase → MPFTTRAAVLETAGQPLRIRDITLTDPGPGEVLVRTVSTGICGTDVHFADGMLPYPLPTVLGHEAAGTVEAVGDGDHGITVGTRVIVCDQTFCGHCPSCLSGQMVYCADRGAKQRQRRRLALDDQPMRQYLGVSSFAELMLVDAHNLLPMPDALSFDAAALLSCCLTTGLAAVFNVARPAPGSRIAIIGCGGVGLGAVQAARIAGAAQIIAIDPQQHRRDLATRLGATDTIDPDQDDTITAVIEASGGGVDRAVEAVGLPTTAAQAFSVLLPGGHATVLGMMPPGTDIALPGRLLRQGRSIGGTIMGSVRTPADIPRYADLAVRGTLRTDDLVTSRRPLPEVNAALADARSHHGVRAVLAF, encoded by the coding sequence ATGCCCTTCACCACCCGCGCGGCCGTCCTCGAAACCGCAGGTCAGCCGCTACGGATACGAGACATCACCCTCACCGACCCGGGCCCCGGGGAGGTCCTGGTCCGCACGGTCAGCACCGGCATCTGCGGCACCGACGTGCACTTCGCCGACGGCATGCTCCCGTACCCACTGCCCACGGTCCTTGGCCATGAAGCCGCCGGAACCGTCGAAGCGGTCGGAGACGGAGACCATGGCATCACCGTCGGCACACGAGTCATCGTCTGCGACCAGACCTTCTGCGGCCACTGCCCGTCCTGCCTCAGCGGCCAGATGGTCTACTGCGCCGACCGCGGGGCCAAGCAACGGCAGCGTAGACGACTGGCCCTCGACGACCAACCGATGCGCCAATACCTGGGCGTCTCCTCGTTCGCCGAGCTGATGCTCGTCGACGCGCACAACCTCCTCCCCATGCCCGACGCCCTGTCCTTCGACGCCGCGGCGCTGCTCTCATGCTGCCTCACCACGGGCCTCGCCGCCGTGTTCAACGTCGCCCGCCCTGCCCCCGGCAGCCGCATCGCGATAATCGGGTGTGGCGGAGTCGGCCTCGGCGCCGTTCAAGCCGCCCGGATCGCAGGCGCGGCGCAGATCATCGCCATCGACCCGCAGCAACACCGCCGCGACCTCGCGACCAGGCTCGGCGCCACCGATACCATCGACCCCGACCAGGACGACACGATCACCGCCGTGATCGAGGCGAGCGGCGGCGGGGTCGACCGCGCCGTCGAAGCCGTCGGTCTGCCCACCACCGCCGCCCAAGCATTCTCCGTACTGCTCCCCGGCGGGCACGCCACGGTGCTCGGCATGATGCCACCAGGAACGGACATCGCCCTACCCGGCCGATTGCTCCGGCAAGGCCGATCCATCGGTGGCACCATCATGGGATCGGTACGCACCCCCGCCGACATCCCCCGCTACGCCGACCTCGCCGTGCGGGGCACGCTACGCACCGACGACCTCGTCACCTCCCGCCGACCACTGCCAGAGGTGAACGCCGCTCTCGCGGACGCCCGCTCCCACCACGGCGTCCGGGCAGTACTTGCCTTCTAG
- a CDS encoding M20/M25/M40 family metallo-hydrolase, giving the protein MHAEAVAEAKTAAYEDLSSVLDLAQTLIRTPSCSDHDAYEPVLKILEEWLTERGLDSRRLHDAHGALVGMTCILDTGRAGPMWVLDACADTAPIGDETTWSFPPLAGDIVDGWLRGRGAADSKTGAAIFCHIAQRLARPITTGPHHLVGSLALLFDVDEHSGGFGGARAFFAGPGRQAAGVMIGYPGSDHVVVGGRGVFRVKLKVRGVAAHSGASRPTACNALVKAAALIAALDAAPLPSDPGQGFRAAPKLTVTSVNGGSGFTVVPDTCEIAVDVRLTPTLDAAGAARLIQDTVMSIDARHPSPEPTAIEEVTMWPPYRLTGTQQPAAALLQAAHAVGARPVTKVAGPSNIGNYLSGLGIPATAGFGPDYEGLHGADERVVVASIPAAQASYHLAVQRLLTQDDDYM; this is encoded by the coding sequence GTGCACGCCGAGGCTGTCGCAGAGGCCAAAACGGCCGCCTACGAAGACCTGTCCTCAGTGCTGGACCTAGCCCAGACGCTGATACGCACTCCAAGCTGTTCTGATCACGACGCCTACGAGCCGGTGTTGAAGATCTTGGAAGAGTGGCTAACCGAACGAGGTCTGGACAGCCGACGACTACACGACGCCCACGGCGCACTAGTGGGGATGACCTGCATCCTGGACACTGGCAGGGCAGGACCAATGTGGGTACTGGACGCCTGCGCGGACACCGCGCCCATTGGAGACGAGACCACCTGGTCCTTTCCACCACTGGCAGGGGACATCGTCGATGGCTGGCTCAGGGGCCGTGGCGCGGCCGACTCCAAGACCGGCGCCGCCATCTTCTGTCACATCGCCCAACGACTCGCACGCCCAATCACCACGGGACCTCATCACCTGGTCGGCAGCCTCGCGCTCCTATTCGACGTGGACGAACACAGCGGCGGCTTCGGTGGCGCGCGAGCCTTCTTCGCCGGGCCGGGACGGCAGGCAGCAGGCGTGATGATCGGCTATCCCGGCTCAGACCATGTCGTCGTCGGCGGACGTGGGGTTTTCCGGGTCAAACTCAAAGTCCGGGGCGTAGCGGCACACTCCGGCGCTAGCCGCCCGACAGCCTGCAACGCCCTCGTCAAGGCCGCAGCACTGATAGCCGCGCTCGACGCCGCTCCGCTCCCATCGGACCCGGGTCAAGGGTTCCGAGCCGCGCCGAAGCTCACCGTGACGTCCGTCAACGGCGGTTCCGGATTCACCGTCGTACCTGACACATGCGAGATCGCCGTAGATGTTCGGCTCACGCCGACGCTGGACGCGGCGGGCGCGGCGCGACTCATCCAGGACACAGTCATGTCCATCGACGCCAGGCACCCTTCACCGGAGCCGACCGCCATCGAGGAGGTCACGATGTGGCCGCCGTACCGACTGACCGGTACCCAGCAGCCAGCCGCTGCTCTACTCCAAGCCGCCCACGCGGTCGGCGCGCGACCCGTGACGAAGGTCGCGGGCCCTTCCAATATCGGGAACTACCTATCAGGACTGGGTATCCCCGCGACCGCTGGCTTCGGGCCAGACTATGAAGGTCTGCACGGCGCGGACGAGCGGGTCGTGGTTGCCTCGATCCCGGCAGCGCAGGCCTCGTACCATCTCGCGGTCCAACGTCTGCTCACACAAGACGACGACTACATGTAG
- the cas3 gene encoding CRISPR-associated helicase Cas3' translates to MDLRIWGKERGLASPYPLLWHLVDTAAVAGALWDGHLTAGQRRFVASGMDVDEGHARLLVMLWAGLHDLGKASPGFQVQCQRAYEPLRADPAYGLVAGGRDLGHDMASQLALVKLLGQDRPQVGPRSGQPAYRVAQMLGGHHGRFRSAQHRDLIAGRLGGGSWASQRSALFRTITKAVGSPASPERVDPRVAVLVTGLIILADWLASQEHYLRGQLLSVPADSSVEVVAAHLAGLCGRATRLLDGAGLGVPILRQLTFEEVFPFRPNALQRSIRDELLPRVDGPGLLIVTAATGDGKTEVALIAARELAEVSDASGFYFALPTMATADQMYKRVREFTNRVADGPAAVTLLHSLSWLNAAYEGSPKDEPQGDSDVASSDKYTLTAAPDWLKGRKRGLLAGFSVGTIDQALMAALATRHNALRLLGLSGKVFIVDEAHSYDDYMRAVLCKLLTWLGSMRCSVILLSATLPASHVHSLAAAYRRGAGLPPVRLGPVPYPGWVFVPARSGGSSITISTEAQAAVATGRRIPLRLDIRPVRHSSGSETSDPSDRRAVLEAVLTPLVRDRGYAAVVCNTVDDAQQTYEMTREWTRDRAEVYLLHSRFPSGQREEITQRIVALLGKDSIERHKRVIVVATQVIEQSLDLDFDLVVSDLAPLAQVLQRAGRCHRHARARPAWARTPRLVILDPHHDGRYAKPRRWGDVYHDYLLRATHLRLSGVETIRIPEDVQEHMEAVYSPTGIVDPQLRDEHTDYQVDEMVGRQAAELWTIPDPSSLGDLSLLSECEVADGQAATRLGADSVRVLCCYLDSDGRQWLDPHRRHPLPHHGSGLDGRYQPDDIRSLLKLSIPVRESLISGYKPDAERPARWDKTPWLSELHPLWFPIGPAGTHPIEIGGRLVHLDRDLGLIIRRTTGHR, encoded by the coding sequence GTGGATCTTCGGATCTGGGGTAAGGAACGAGGGCTCGCCTCGCCGTATCCGTTGCTCTGGCATTTGGTGGATACAGCAGCGGTGGCCGGAGCCCTTTGGGATGGTCACCTGACCGCTGGCCAGCGACGGTTCGTCGCCAGCGGGATGGACGTCGATGAGGGTCACGCCCGGCTCCTCGTCATGCTCTGGGCCGGGCTTCACGATCTTGGCAAGGCGAGCCCGGGTTTCCAGGTGCAATGCCAACGCGCCTACGAGCCACTTCGTGCAGATCCAGCTTACGGTCTTGTTGCCGGCGGGCGGGATCTCGGTCATGACATGGCGTCACAGCTTGCGTTGGTCAAGCTACTTGGTCAGGATCGGCCGCAGGTGGGTCCGAGGAGCGGGCAGCCCGCATATCGGGTGGCGCAGATGCTTGGTGGTCATCATGGTCGGTTTCGGAGCGCCCAGCATCGTGACTTGATTGCGGGACGGCTTGGCGGGGGCAGCTGGGCGTCCCAGCGGAGCGCATTGTTTCGGACGATTACGAAGGCTGTAGGAAGCCCTGCCTCTCCGGAGCGCGTCGATCCGCGCGTCGCGGTCCTGGTCACGGGGCTGATCATTCTGGCTGACTGGCTCGCGAGTCAGGAGCACTATCTACGTGGTCAGTTGCTGTCTGTCCCCGCCGATTCGTCGGTCGAGGTCGTCGCGGCCCATCTGGCCGGTCTGTGCGGTCGGGCTACTCGGCTCCTCGATGGCGCTGGGCTGGGCGTCCCGATCCTGCGACAGCTAACTTTCGAGGAAGTCTTTCCCTTCAGACCCAACGCCTTGCAGCGGTCTATCCGTGACGAACTGCTGCCAAGGGTCGATGGGCCGGGTCTGTTGATCGTGACTGCTGCGACCGGCGACGGGAAGACCGAAGTGGCATTGATCGCGGCACGAGAGCTAGCCGAGGTCTCCGACGCCAGTGGCTTCTATTTTGCCCTTCCCACGATGGCTACCGCTGACCAGATGTACAAGCGAGTCCGGGAGTTCACGAACCGGGTCGCGGATGGACCTGCGGCGGTGACGTTGCTGCACAGTCTGTCCTGGTTGAATGCCGCGTACGAGGGGAGTCCGAAGGACGAGCCGCAGGGCGACAGCGATGTCGCTTCGAGCGACAAGTACACCTTGACGGCTGCGCCAGACTGGTTGAAGGGGCGTAAGCGCGGGCTGCTCGCTGGTTTCAGCGTGGGCACAATCGATCAGGCGCTGATGGCCGCGCTCGCTACCCGGCACAATGCGTTGAGGCTGCTCGGTCTGTCCGGCAAGGTCTTCATCGTTGACGAGGCGCACTCGTATGACGACTACATGCGTGCGGTTCTCTGCAAGCTCCTCACCTGGCTCGGTTCGATGCGCTGCTCGGTGATTCTGCTCTCCGCGACTCTGCCTGCCAGCCATGTTCACAGCCTCGCCGCTGCGTACCGACGCGGCGCAGGCCTCCCTCCAGTTCGCCTTGGACCCGTTCCCTACCCGGGATGGGTGTTCGTCCCAGCCCGCTCTGGTGGGTCATCGATTACCATCTCAACCGAGGCGCAGGCCGCTGTCGCAACCGGGCGACGCATCCCCCTGCGGCTGGATATCCGGCCGGTGCGTCACAGCAGCGGTTCCGAGACCAGCGATCCGTCTGACCGTCGGGCCGTGCTGGAAGCCGTGCTTACCCCTCTCGTGCGGGACCGCGGATACGCGGCCGTGGTCTGCAACACGGTCGATGACGCGCAGCAGACCTACGAGATGACGCGAGAGTGGACTCGGGATCGGGCCGAGGTCTACCTTCTGCACTCGCGATTCCCGTCCGGGCAGCGCGAGGAGATCACCCAACGAATCGTCGCGCTCCTCGGCAAGGACAGCATCGAACGGCACAAGAGAGTAATCGTCGTCGCGACTCAGGTGATAGAACAGTCCCTCGACCTCGACTTCGATCTGGTCGTCAGCGATCTGGCGCCGCTGGCCCAGGTGCTGCAGCGCGCGGGTCGCTGTCATCGACACGCCCGGGCGCGGCCGGCCTGGGCGCGAACACCCCGTCTGGTCATCCTCGACCCGCACCACGATGGCCGTTACGCGAAGCCACGCCGCTGGGGCGACGTCTACCACGACTACCTGCTGCGGGCGACGCACCTGCGGCTCAGCGGTGTGGAGACGATCCGGATACCCGAGGACGTCCAAGAGCATATGGAAGCCGTTTACAGCCCGACCGGCATCGTCGACCCCCAACTCAGGGACGAGCACACCGACTATCAGGTGGATGAGATGGTGGGTCGGCAGGCGGCCGAGTTGTGGACTATCCCAGACCCAAGCAGCCTCGGCGACCTTTCCCTCCTCAGCGAGTGCGAGGTCGCCGACGGGCAGGCGGCGACACGGCTGGGAGCCGATTCGGTCCGGGTGCTCTGCTGCTATCTCGACTCCGACGGTAGGCAATGGCTCGACCCTCACCGCCGGCATCCGTTACCCCATCACGGATCCGGCCTCGATGGCCGATATCAGCCTGACGACATCCGGTCGCTGCTCAAGCTGAGCATTCCCGTCCGAGAGTCCCTGATCAGCGGCTACAAACCCGACGCCGAGCGACCCGCACGATGGGACAAGACTCCATGGCTCAGCGAGCTCCATCCTCTCTGGTTCCCGATCGGACCCGCCGGAACTCATCCGATCGAGATCGGCGGTCGCCTCGTCCACCTCGACCGGGATCTCGGCCTGATCATCCGCAGAACGACCGGCCACAGGTGA